Part of the Sander lucioperca isolate FBNREF2018 chromosome 1, SLUC_FBN_1.2, whole genome shotgun sequence genome is shown below.
attattattatttttacaacatctgaaaagGTTCTTTaactattaaaagaaaaacaatgcaccatCACTATCATACTGTACAAGGGGAGGTAAAAATCAGTCTGATGCAGCTTTCACAGAACTCATTGGCTCATTGGGTCTTAATTGTGTAAGACTACTGTTAGCACATTGAAGCTAtaagtgactttattttagtTGTTGATATGACACTTTCCCCCTATGCATGGTAATGTAACAAGGATCTCCTTAATCAATGCAATAATGTTGAGAGATGCATGTTATGTAGCAGGACTCAgctaaaattaattaaaatatgtaattttgggCATCTTAATTTCTGATTTAACTTTTGGATTGGCATTGCTCTGTGGGACGTCACTGACCAATAACCACCATgtgttctctccctctctgtcagtTGTTCCTTATTGACTTTGGTTTGGCGAAGAAGTACCGAGACAACCGAACACGACAGCACATCCCCTACAGAGAAGACAAGAACCTGACTGGCACGGCACGCTATGCCTCCATCAATGCACACCTGGGCATTGAACAGAGGTCTGTGcaaatatttcatttcattcagttcATTTGGATTCAGTATCCCCTGTTTTAAGATAAATGTTTCTAGAAATAAAGCCAGTAATTAAAATGGTCTTGGCGTTTGAAAACATGGGAACTGGTTTCTCAGTTGAGCTAAGCAATCTTTGGAAGTTGTTTGCTGTTTATCCTGGTCTTACATTGAAGCAACCAGCTTCTCACTAAATGTTTCATTTTCCATGACAGTAATACATGAAATGTAGATAtgatatataattaatatttatGAATACAAATATGTCAGAGGCGGTGACGCGCTGCATCTGTACTTCACAACTACTgtttttattacattatatttgatcaatgttgttgttgtgtgcagTCGCCGTGATGACATGGAGTCACTAGGCTATGTGCTGATGTACTTCAACAGAACCAGTCTGCCGTGGCAGGGATTAAAGGTATGGAAACATAACCGACTGTCGCATCACAATTCAAATTGATTTTTTATTAATAAACAACaatatttacaataaaatagTCCCTCCTGGACTGGCCGCCAAGGCAGTTGCTATGGAACACTAGCATATTTATTCTTTCATCACAGGCTGGCGTGACATTGATTACATATTtgactatttatttacattaattTGTATGTTCCCTTTTTATTGTGCAACCACTGAAAAACTGTCTgtggctgggtagcgttgcatttcccccgactcatttcctggttctccttatccataaacaacatgaaatcaaggagagggttaacttttcctgctacagatttcccaccgtggtcagaaggaacaggggagacactttgtttctctcactatgactctagagtcgctactcgctccgaagctaatcgccagcactctctcacttctccctcgctttATCACCCATATCTTCTGATATTGACGCATGATGAACTGTCACGTCGAGTCCcttctttctctgtgttttcaCAGCGCCAATGAATACAttgttgttttgtctgtgtctttgagGAGAACCAAGGACCGACTGAGCGGTGGGTCATTAATGTAACGGTTAAGTTTAGCACAGAGACCAACCTAGCTACTCCAGGCCATAGAGCTCAAAATGTCATTGACCCGCTCCTTTGACACAGTCTTGAGGTCTAAAACTACACCTGTATCCATACACCGGTCTTCAAAGCACTTGACGGCCCATTTTGTTTGCTTAACAGTGTTCGGTTAACTTAGTTTTTTCTCCAGTTAGTCGACCTCCTCTTTACATAGCTTTGCATGTCATTTAGCAGGTGTATTTTCTTCTGGAGATGGGCACTTCTCAATCCACTCCTCCGTTGACAGGGTTACTAAACTACTACAACGGCAGCCAGTGAGCTGTGGTGCCAACACGATTGTTATGCTGCAGAAATAGTAACTCAGATACTGCGTTTATGTTGCACAAGTGAATGTTGTCAGTGTCAGAGTATAAAAAAAACGTTGAGTGGTAGTATGTCGCCAGTAGCATTGTTAATGTATCTGTGTTTCTCAGGCTGCAACAAAGAAGCAGAAGTATGAGAAGATCTCAGAGAAGAAGATGTCCACCCCTGTTGAGGTCCTCTGTAAGGTAAGAGAACGTTAAAACAAGCACCGTGGTAAAAGTGATCTCACTCCACATTCACACAACTTAATTGTATGAATTCATGTTTCCAGGGTTTCCCAGCAGAGTTTGCTATGTATCTGAACTACTGCCGTGGCTTACGCTTTGAGGAGGCTCCAGACTACATGTACCTGCGCCAACTGTTCCGCATCCTTTTCAGGTAAACACGCATACACATGCTACACATACATaaggaaaaatgccattttgctGTGGCCAGTCTTGATGCCCGCCCTGATTCAGGTCTGTCTTCTGTGCTACTTATGAGAAAATGTGTAAGAGCAAATTTACAATGTAGTTATCAAAGGCTGCTCCAGTTCATCACCTGTGCTGGATAAAATGACAATGGCCATCAATTACACTTTTTCTTGTCATTCCACTGTTGGTGTACCGCTATTTCTGTAGTATAAACACATGAACAAAGCAAGCTACATTAAGGGAGGACTGATTTCTGTGCCATCACCTCTTGTCTGACTATGCCCTCCAATATCTTGCGTCTTTCCCCCTGACATTGTTTTCCTTGCTCCATTCCTTATTTCCTATGCTGCTGTCCTTCCATAACCAACTTCAAACAGCAGATTGTCGGGAATATTGGGCTGATGTGGTGTTTCTATGTATTGTAGGACTCTGAACCACCAGTATGACTACACATTTGACTGGACCATGCTGAAACAGAAAGCAGCCCAGCAGGGGGCCTCCTCCGGGGTCCAGGGCCAGCAGGCACAAACCCCCACAGGCAAGCAAACTGACAAACCCAAGCCTAACATGAAAGGTTAGTAGCAAACAGCCAAGCGACGTTTTTTTTACAGACACCAATTGCTCATATATTCATTCAGTATTGTATTTAGGACTATTAGATATTGTTTTATTCCCTAACCCACACCCCAGtgccctttttaaaaaaaacaaaaaaaacaaaacaaaaaaaacaccaaattgGAAATCAAAAGCAAATAAAGCTTCTTATTCCTGTTGGAATGATGAAGCCAAACAGCATTAAAAGTTTCAGGAGGCACCctaaaaagaacagaaaatcCCAAATAAAATAGTTTGATACAATTGGTCTGTCTTGCAGAAGCAAAGACGTCCTTGGGGAATTTGACTACTAACTTTGCAACCATGCTATTCTGTTCCTTTGTTGGGACTGGACAACAGGCTCTCTCTGTTGGGACACTGTTTTAATGCTGACCAACTCACTCTGATTACACACCTCTGACTCTTCTGCAGTCTGTCTTTATTAACATTCCCTCTCCAAACTGGATAATGTTGAACatctttttcattgtttttcccTCCTTACTTAACACTTGTTTTCCCGTGCTATTTGACTGTGACATTAATGATCCACACCTGGTGTCAAGCAGATGGAGACTAGGTGTGTCGTTATTGGAAACGACAACCTGAGGAATATTGGTCCTTCAGGACTGGAATATTTCCACGGTCACTCTACTGGGTGGCAAACAAGTCAGATCTGCCACGGTACATTCACACAGCAAacaaaaagactgaaaacaACTGCTAAAATGGTACCGACTTCGCCAAATGGTTTAGAAATCATTCAAGCACAAAGTTCTGACATCTAAATAGAAGAGAGGCAACTGGAAATgaagtgagttttttttaagaggCTGTGTAACTAACTAACCAAGAAACATTGATTCAGGATTGTGCAGGAATATACTTTTTAGAGCACTGTTTTTGGTAAGGTCTAAAAGTACAGTATGGTAGTATTAACACTCAACCAACACCAGGGAAGACAGTCAAGAAGGTGTCGGCATGGCAAGAGCAagggctctttttttttttttaagatgatgtTGACAAGTTCTCTTTTGCAGCATTTAATTAAACATATGCTTAAAGTATGCTTATTCATTTTACTGCAAATGTATATCAGTTCCAAATATTGGTATCAGGTCTCCTTGATTACCGATAATCGGTATCAGCCCTAAAAAACTACAACATATCAGTCAAtccctatttttttttgtaaatacttGGTTCCTAGCCAACCTTAAGAGGAGTGGAGCACCGAACTCCAGCTGACCAACTCCcactgcagctttcacaactcCCAGCCAACTCTGGGCAGGTGAAGAAAATAACAATGGCTAACAATTGCTTGCCAAACAGTTAAACTCTGAATTGACCAGGGGCCTGTTCAAGAACAGTCATCCCTACCTTTGCCATTTTGTGAAGTATTCTGttttcagtcattgttttctaacattatgtcatgtttttaaaatgttttgtggaatgttatatttactgttttgttgtgttttaacCAGTTTTGCATATCAGGGCCACCATAGGTTTTTAGCTTATACCGGATTAAGCTTTGGAGATTGGTCAAGTCATGAGTTTGAGTTGCACTTCACTTTACTACTTTGCCAGGTAGTTCTTCCACTTGCTGTTCAGTTTAGGCTTCAACAGGTCGTGTGGAATGTCAGTCAGGTTTCTGACATGCAGCGGTTTTTCTAGTTCCGCCTGTGAGCTATCAAAGGCACTCAGACTCGGAATGTTATGTACAATGTATTCACAACTTGTAATGCTTTAAAACAGGATATGATTGTGCTTTCTAATAGCTTTCACTTAAAACAAATGTCTTATTCTTATCttagtttatttcatatttttctcattaattttctctttcataCATTTCCAGTTGAGCAGGCAGTGACAAAGAATAACTCATTTGAAGGTTTTACCAGCTGTAAACACGGCAACTCTTCACTTACATAGTCCAAGTTAAAAAGCTGATCTTAACACAGATGActtaaaaaagagataaaatcaaataaaaatcagaCCCACTTATCACCCACCCTCAACTGAATATAACTGCATCTTCTATCACTGTTACAGCCACAATCACTTCTTTGCTGAAAGTCTTTGTTGCACCCACAGAAAATGAGTTAGCTTCAACAGAATGctatcttaacccttgtgttgtcttcccgtcagccttgaaaacacttttttttccgatgtttttgacacctttttttcagtttttgctttttccaatgttttacatttttaaatatttcttctacacattttcagagcTTATTTCTActtccca
Proteins encoded:
- the csnk1a1 gene encoding casein kinase I isoform X4 produces the protein MASSSGSKAEFIVGGKYKLVRKIGSGSFGDIYLAINITNGEEVAVKLESQKARHPQLLYESKLYKILQGGVGIPHIRWYGQEKDYNVLVMDLLGPSLEDLFNFCSRRFTMKTVLMLADQMISRIEYVHTKNFIHRDIKPDNFLMGIGRHCNKLFLIDFGLAKKYRDNRTRQHIPYREDKNLTGTARYASINAHLGIEQSRRDDMESLGYVLMYFNRTSLPWQGLKAATKKQKYEKISEKKMSTPVEVLCKGFPAEFAMYLNYCRGLRFEEAPDYMYLRQLFRILFRTLNHQYDYTFDWTMLKQKAAQQGASSGVQGQQAQTPTGKQTDKPKPNMKGF
- the csnk1a1 gene encoding casein kinase I isoform X2; protein product: MASSSGSKAEFIVGGKYKLVRKIGSGSFGDIYLAINITNGEEVAVKLESQKARHPQLLYESKLYKILQGGVGIPHIRWYGQEKDYNVLVMDLLGPSLEDLFNFCSRRFTMKTVLMLADQMISRIEYVHTKNFIHRDIKPDNFLMGIGRHCNKCLDSSVGKRKRSLAVSSSQDPSFSGLNQLFLIDFGLAKKYRDNRTRQHIPYREDKNLTGTARYASINAHLGIEQSRRDDMESLGYVLMYFNRTSLPWQGLKAATKKQKYEKISEKKMSTPVEVLCKGFPAEFAMYLNYCRGLRFEEAPDYMYLRQLFRILFRTLNHQYDYTFDWTMLKQKAAQQGASSGVQGQQAQTPTGKQTDKPKPNMKG
- the csnk1a1 gene encoding casein kinase I isoform X1, with the translated sequence MASSSGSKAEFIVGGKYKLVRKIGSGSFGDIYLAINITNGEEVAVKLESQKARHPQLLYESKLYKILQGGVGIPHIRWYGQEKDYNVLVMDLLGPSLEDLFNFCSRRFTMKTVLMLADQMISRIEYVHTKNFIHRDIKPDNFLMGIGRHCNKCLDSSVGKRKRSLAVSSSQDPSFSGLNQLFLIDFGLAKKYRDNRTRQHIPYREDKNLTGTARYASINAHLGIEQSRRDDMESLGYVLMYFNRTSLPWQGLKAATKKQKYEKISEKKMSTPVEVLCKGFPAEFAMYLNYCRGLRFEEAPDYMYLRQLFRILFRTLNHQYDYTFDWTMLKQKAAQQGASSGVQGQQAQTPTGKQTDKPKPNMKGF